The Brettanomyces bruxellensis chromosome 8, complete sequence genome segment AGATCCTTGAACACAAACACCAGATCGAAGTTCTTGAGGCCAAACTGGACTCTCTCAAGGTGTGCAATTTCCACCTCCTCTAGGGTGATAACCAAGAACGGAAGATCAACCAATTGCACGAGGCAATCTCTTGTCGGAATACACAAAACGGCAGATCTCGATGGAACACCTTGGAATCCAAGCTCCCGGAAGGGAACATCAAGATCAACCACACCATGTGAGGCATCTGCAATGTGCTCTGCAAACTTTTTAAACTCTCTGTCAAGAGCTGCACGTCTTCTACGCTCTTCCTGCTCCTGCTCCaactcatcctcatctccgtatctgtattttcttctccgtCCGCCAGTCTCGTCAATCGAAGCATCCGTGGCCTCCCGATAAAACTGCACATTGTACGTCTTCTTTTTACCAATCATGAGAGGAGTCTTCAAGTTGCAGTGGATGATCACAAGCAACTCACCCTTGCACGACTGGAAAAAGAGGTGCTTAATGTTCGAGAAAAGAACATCCACCCTCTGGTCTCCTCTTCCAAACGACTGGTACCTAATACCATTCTGGTGGATCGAAACATAACCGGCAGATCTTTTGGAATCAGGTGTAGGCCGGATATACACGTTATCCAATCTTCTTGGACGTCCGATCTCGATCAAAGATGCCTGTGTGACAACATCAGCcatctcctttttttctgtgtCTCTTTTCACagcttctttcttcatttccGCAATCCTCTTCAGAACCTCTGTCATCCTTGCACCATCCTTGGATCTGAATGTCAGACTTCTGATGAACTGTTTATCGTCACCTGGCTCGTAAGGTAGCTCCGTACGGCGAGAGGACGATAAACCTGGAAAGTTGAAGTTAAGTCTCAACAGGGTGTATTCTCCCTCCTCGCTCTTCGATCCATTCTTGTACGCATTAATGTGGAAAGGAACTGGCCGTCCACTTATGGGAAGAATGATAGTTTGGTTCTTGGAATCGATGTGAATCTTCAAGTCTCGCACGTTATTCGGAATCTGGGTTTCCCGAACATACGACTCGTACTTCTTGAACACAACTTTATCCTCAGGTCCGGCGTTTGCATCCTCCGGTTTGAATCTCTCCAGACCTTCCTTCTGTCTTCTTTCATGTAGCTCCTTCTGTATTTCTTTCTGGATTTGTAGTTGCTCCTCCTCCGAACTTTTCTGCTCAGCCCTCATTTTTGCTCTCATAACACGACTGCTTGCCATGCTGCTGTATTTGCCATCATTCCGACGCTTAGCCTCACCCTTCACCCTGACACCATTCTCTTGCTTCACGGGTTTCGCACCTGATTCTTCCTCACCATCAGTCTCGAAATAAAACGAGACATCCTTTCTCAAGCGAGGAGAGTCCGTCAAAATGATTGGCTCCTCACCAGTGACACGAATGGTGTCTGCAATCATCAAACCGTAATCGCCATACTTGTCATCGTGGAGATCGTGCAATCCTAAGACAAGATTCACAACCGAGCCTTCGTTAATACGGCGGCCATTCTTTGGACTGATCACACCGTTTGAATCTCTGAAGTCAATACCGATTAGCGAACCCATGTTCTTGACAAAATGATCATCAAGGTCCGGTCTCTCCTTCTTAATGTAATCGGTGATCCGTTTGTAGATCTCACTGGCAATAGCACCATCACGCATCATTCCAAACGTTCTGCTTTGCAACCGTAGCAAGAACTCGTAGTTCTTTTCCATGTCCTTAGAAGGTGCAATCAAAAACGAA includes the following:
- a CDS encoding uncharacterized protein (MEROPS:MER0026495~BUSCO:EOG09260K4V); translation: MTEVKIDQATFRRRLHLLQKNISTSEYFRSVNGLLIMVGSSDDYNPYQKSTILHTWLLGYEFPATGIYITAKKVIVVTSVGKARYLNPLKSSPNGSYTMKILGRNKDPEHNKKLFHEFLEQIQENGKKVGILPRDNYKGKFMDEWQPIWDEAKAQFDLVDASIGVSKTLELKDEEEQRSLRIASRASTNMMTYFTDEMSKIVDEDLNVTNSQLVDRVENKIDDTKFFQRMETDRAMKRLGANFDLNNLDWCYKPIVQSNGKYQLKFSVESNNDKLGGHVIMSSLGMRYKSYCSNVTRSFLIAPSKDMEKNYEFLLRLQSRTFGMMRDGAIASEIYKRITDYIKKERPDLDDHFVKNMGSLIGIDFRDSNGVISPKNGRRINEGSVVNLVLGLHDLHDDKYGDYGLMIADTIRVTGEEPIILTDSPRLRKDVSFYFETDGEEESGAKPVKQENGVRVKGEAKRRNDGKYSSMASSRVMRAKMRAEQKSSEEEQLQIQKEIQKELHERRQKEGLERFKPEDANAGPEDKVVFKKYESYVRETQIPNNVRDLKIHIDSKNQTIILPISGRPVPFHINAYKNGSKSEEGEYTLLRLNFNFPGLSSSRRTELPYEPGDDKQFIRSLTFRSKDGARMTEVLKRIAEMKKEAVKRDTEKKEMADVVTQASLIEIGRPRRLDNVYIRPTPDSKRSAGYVSIHQNGIRYQSFGRGDQRVDVLFSNIKHLFFQSCKGELLVIIHCNLKTPLMIGKKKTYNVQFYREATDASIDETGGRRRKYRYGDEDELEQEQEERRRRAALDREFKKFAEHIADASHGVVDLDVPFRELGFQGVPSRSAVLCIPTRDCLVQLVDLPFLVITLEEVEIAHLERVQFGLKNFDLVFVFKDLNKSVVHVSTIPMESLEDVKAWLTDVDIPFSEGAVNLNWPTIMKTIQADPYQFFVDGGWSFLASDSDSESEDNESDAASDFTPTDTEPEDDDDEEFDDDQQDDPDLSDAAEDDDDDFDEDTEDSNDIYDD